From Rhizobium favelukesii, the proteins below share one genomic window:
- the tolR gene encoding protein TolR gives MGMAVGGNGGGGGGRRRRGGRRGAVISEINVTPLVDVMLVLLIIFMVAAPMMTVGVPVDLPETQAKALNSETQPITISVKNDGQVFLQETPIPAEEIAAKLEAIATTGYNERIFVRGDATAPYGVIADVMARIQGAGYKNIGLVTQQKKDQ, from the coding sequence ATGGGTATGGCTGTTGGAGGCAATGGCGGCGGGGGCGGTGGACGCCGTCGCCGCGGCGGGCGCAGAGGCGCCGTCATCTCCGAAATCAACGTGACGCCGCTCGTCGACGTCATGCTCGTGCTGCTGATCATTTTCATGGTCGCAGCACCGATGATGACCGTCGGCGTGCCGGTCGACCTGCCCGAAACGCAGGCTAAGGCCCTGAATTCCGAAACGCAGCCGATCACGATCTCGGTCAAGAACGACGGCCAGGTGTTCCTGCAGGAAACGCCGATCCCGGCCGAGGAGATTGCCGCGAAGCTCGAGGCGATCGCAACGACCGGCTATAACGAGCGCATCTTCGTTCGCGGCGACGCGACCGCGCCTTATGGCGTGATCGCCGACGTCATGGCCCGCATCCAGGGTGCCGGCTACAAGAACATCGGTCTCGTGACGCAGCAGAAGAAGGACCAATAG
- the glmM gene encoding phosphoglucosamine mutase, which translates to MKRRYFGTDGIRGQSNVFPMTPDLAMRVGIAVGTIFRRGNHRHRVVIGKDTRLSGYMLENAMVAGFTAAGVDAFVLGPIPTPAVAMLTRSLRADIGVMISASHNPYQDNGIKLFGPDGYKLSDDLESQIEDLLEKDLSTQLAKADDIGRAKRVDGVHDRYIEHAKRTLPRDVTLQDLRIAIDCANGAAYKVAPAVLWELGADVVTIGNEPNGTNINLNCGSTSPVALQKKVDEVRADIGIALDGDADRVIIVDENGAVVDGDQLMAVIAESYAENQQLRGGGIVATVMSNLGLERFLGDKGLGLVRTMVGDRYVVEHMRQHNYNVGGEQSGHIVLSDYGTTGDGLVAALQILAAVKRTGKTVSEVCRRFDPVPQLLRNVRISGGKPLEDIRVQKAIADAEAELAKNGRLVIRPSGTEPLIRVMAEGDDRAQIERIVNDLTGVIGGVRDAA; encoded by the coding sequence ATGAAAAGACGCTATTTCGGTACGGACGGCATTCGCGGCCAATCCAACGTGTTTCCGATGACACCGGATCTCGCGATGCGGGTCGGCATTGCAGTTGGGACGATCTTTCGCCGAGGCAACCACCGTCACCGCGTCGTCATTGGCAAGGACACGCGCCTTTCGGGCTACATGTTGGAAAACGCGATGGTCGCCGGCTTCACCGCTGCCGGTGTGGATGCGTTTGTTCTCGGTCCTATCCCGACTCCGGCCGTGGCCATGCTGACGCGGTCTCTGCGCGCCGACATCGGTGTCATGATTTCTGCCTCCCACAATCCCTATCAGGACAATGGCATCAAGCTCTTCGGGCCTGATGGCTACAAACTGTCCGACGATCTGGAATCGCAGATCGAGGATCTGCTCGAAAAGGATCTGTCGACGCAGCTTGCCAAGGCCGACGATATCGGCCGCGCCAAGCGCGTTGATGGCGTGCACGACCGCTATATCGAGCATGCCAAGCGCACGCTGCCGCGCGACGTGACATTGCAGGACTTGAGGATCGCGATCGATTGCGCAAACGGGGCGGCCTACAAGGTGGCTCCCGCCGTTCTCTGGGAGCTCGGCGCTGACGTCGTGACCATCGGCAACGAGCCGAACGGCACGAACATCAATCTCAATTGTGGCTCTACGAGCCCGGTCGCACTGCAGAAGAAGGTCGATGAAGTGCGCGCCGATATTGGCATTGCGCTCGATGGCGACGCCGACCGCGTCATCATCGTCGATGAGAACGGCGCGGTCGTCGACGGCGACCAGCTGATGGCCGTTATCGCCGAAAGCTATGCCGAGAACCAGCAGCTTCGCGGCGGTGGTATCGTCGCGACCGTCATGTCGAATCTCGGGCTGGAGCGCTTCCTCGGCGATAAGGGACTTGGTCTTGTCCGTACGATGGTCGGTGACCGCTACGTCGTCGAACACATGCGCCAGCACAACTACAATGTCGGCGGCGAGCAGTCCGGCCACATCGTGCTGTCCGACTACGGCACGACTGGCGACGGTCTGGTGGCCGCCTTGCAGATCCTTGCTGCGGTCAAGCGGACCGGCAAGACGGTGAGCGAAGTGTGCCGTCGCTTCGATCCGGTACCTCAGCTGCTGCGCAACGTCCGCATTTCCGGCGGCAAGCCCCTGGAGGATATCCGGGTGCAGAAGGCGATCGCCGATGCGGAGGCCGAGCTTGCCAAGAACGGCCGCCTCGTCATCCGTCCGTCCGGCACCGAGCCACTGATCCGTGTCATGGCCGAGGGCGACGACCGCGCCCAGATTGAACGCATCGTCAATGATCTGACTGGCGTGATCGGTGGGGTGCGCGACGCGGCGTGA
- a CDS encoding outer membrane protein, with the protein MKSSKVILATVASLVLLGSPVAAEEPLITDVPEVSIAGGSMTSGWYLRGDLGYAPWTGNEKPTYHVGGADAGEFDPARFSQPVSGGVGIGYQFTDIWRADLTTDFFKSDFTGTARLDLPCAASAPAGTGCSYGTRADVRAYGIMTNGYADLATVAGFTPYVGAGVGITNVRWGSVRSQPECVDVASTCAGATFARQDFNGENSWRFTYALMVGVSYEVTDNIKVDLGYRFSDIAGGSMFTGPSSASGRDDGMTRHEVRVGLRIAGW; encoded by the coding sequence ATGAAATCGTCCAAAGTGATCCTCGCCACTGTAGCAAGCCTTGTGCTGCTCGGCAGTCCGGTGGCGGCGGAAGAACCGCTCATCACGGACGTACCGGAGGTTAGCATCGCCGGCGGCTCCATGACGAGCGGATGGTATCTTCGGGGTGACCTTGGCTACGCGCCGTGGACGGGCAACGAAAAGCCAACGTATCACGTCGGTGGTGCCGACGCCGGCGAGTTCGATCCGGCGCGCTTCTCCCAGCCCGTTTCCGGTGGCGTCGGGATCGGTTATCAATTCACCGACATCTGGCGTGCCGATTTAACGACAGATTTCTTCAAAAGCGATTTTACCGGTACAGCACGCCTCGATCTGCCATGTGCGGCCTCCGCTCCTGCCGGAACCGGTTGCTCCTACGGCACGCGTGCCGATGTTCGGGCGTATGGCATCATGACAAACGGCTATGCCGACCTTGCGACCGTTGCCGGCTTCACCCCTTATGTCGGTGCCGGCGTCGGGATAACAAACGTCAGATGGGGGAGTGTGAGATCCCAACCGGAGTGCGTCGACGTCGCCTCGACATGCGCGGGAGCCACCTTTGCCCGGCAAGATTTCAACGGAGAAAATAGCTGGCGCTTCACCTATGCACTGATGGTTGGCGTCAGCTATGAAGTCACCGACAACATCAAGGTCGATCTTGGCTATCGCTTTTCCGATATTGCCGGCGGTAGCATGTTTACAGGTCCCTCCTCGGCAAGCGGGCGCGATGACGGGATGACCCGGCACGAAGTCCGCGTCGGCCTGCGCATCGCCGGCTGGTAG
- a CDS encoding outer membrane protein: MKRFLIAVAAVVLGTPPVLAADLYVDPPAPAPVFGGWYLRGELGMSNQRLGGLQQELFDDVELHEFLDDGGFDSAPLGGLGVGYQFNQWLRADAIVQYRGKADFSALDRYGHTDATGTAVWDATNDYDGAKSEWLLMANAYVDLGTWYGITPYVGAGVGTSRNTISGFRDVNVPTQGVAYADSDSTWNFAWALHAGLGYQVTDRLTVDFGYTYLDLGDAQTGRIRSYDNTVNTGPMHFDNITSHDFKLALRYSLQ, encoded by the coding sequence ATGAAGAGATTTTTGATTGCCGTGGCTGCGGTGGTGCTGGGAACTCCCCCAGTTCTCGCGGCCGATCTCTATGTCGATCCGCCGGCACCGGCGCCTGTCTTCGGCGGATGGTATTTGCGCGGCGAATTGGGCATGAGCAACCAGCGCCTTGGCGGGTTGCAGCAAGAATTGTTTGACGACGTGGAGCTCCATGAATTTCTGGACGATGGCGGCTTCGACAGCGCGCCGCTTGGTGGATTGGGTGTAGGTTATCAATTCAACCAGTGGCTACGCGCCGACGCAATCGTCCAGTATCGCGGCAAAGCCGACTTCTCCGCACTCGATCGCTATGGACACACCGATGCAACGGGGACGGCTGTTTGGGATGCCACGAATGATTACGACGGTGCCAAGTCGGAATGGCTGCTGATGGCCAACGCCTATGTCGATCTAGGCACCTGGTACGGCATTACGCCGTATGTCGGGGCCGGTGTCGGTACCTCCCGCAACACGATCTCCGGTTTCAGGGACGTCAACGTCCCGACCCAGGGCGTCGCTTATGCCGACAGCGACTCCACCTGGAACTTTGCCTGGGCGCTGCATGCGGGTCTCGGCTATCAGGTGACAGATCGTCTCACCGTCGATTTCGGTTACACCTACCTTGATCTTGGCGATGCACAGACCGGCCGGATCCGCTCATATGACAACACGGTGAACACTGGGCCGATGCATTTCGACAACATTACTTCGCACGATTTCAAACTCGCCTTGCGCTACTCATTGCAATAG
- the tilS gene encoding tRNA lysidine(34) synthetase TilS, giving the protein MRPDGPLLPETAARRFLGSLIKPSRILVAISGGSDSTGLLLALAEALKATANLKISLCAVTVDHALRTESAEEAHQVAAFCRSLDIPHLITTWRGEKPKTGMMAAARDARYALLADAAESLNADIVVTAHTADDQRETLAMRSRRSEQPNTGIADLVLFDRRLWVARPLLGCRREAIRDYLRARQVAWIDDPSNDDPKYERVRMRSRLAEEADVVPAPDGAGDLRLSVATVASKWLDQYFIVHSPLIGQVIPAGLAADREILGYAFARLAAVFGGQVFALGRKQTDDVLALIAKGELGRMTAGRVVFDLRRDGLFLVRENRGILPLTLAPAARAVWDGRFLVENAAPTEIGIVAGATAAQSGQLPRGVTRRALAAAPGIVDVAGHEAPGNVAEKVRVTPYFSPFDRFLTRFDFIFADSLAAAFGTRPYPKPPLGLIDGKSI; this is encoded by the coding sequence TTGCGCCCGGACGGTCCCCTTCTACCAGAGACGGCAGCACGCCGTTTCCTTGGTTCGCTGATCAAGCCCTCGCGTATCCTTGTCGCGATTTCGGGCGGAAGCGATTCAACCGGCCTGCTTCTGGCGCTCGCCGAAGCTCTTAAGGCCACAGCCAATTTGAAAATCTCTCTTTGTGCCGTAACAGTCGACCATGCATTGCGCACAGAATCGGCCGAGGAGGCGCACCAGGTTGCAGCCTTCTGTCGGTCGCTTGATATCCCGCACCTCATCACGACATGGCGTGGCGAAAAGCCGAAGACCGGTATGATGGCGGCAGCACGCGACGCCCGTTACGCTCTGCTTGCCGATGCCGCTGAAAGCCTGAATGCGGACATTGTCGTGACTGCGCACACGGCCGATGACCAGCGCGAGACACTCGCCATGCGCTCGCGACGTTCAGAGCAGCCAAATACCGGCATTGCGGATCTCGTCCTTTTCGATCGGCGCCTTTGGGTCGCTCGACCGCTGCTCGGCTGCCGGCGGGAGGCGATCCGTGATTACCTTCGCGCACGGCAGGTCGCCTGGATCGACGACCCAAGCAATGATGACCCGAAGTACGAACGTGTGCGGATGCGATCGCGCCTTGCTGAAGAGGCGGACGTTGTCCCGGCTCCGGACGGCGCGGGTGATCTGCGGTTAAGCGTCGCTACTGTGGCGTCGAAATGGTTGGATCAGTATTTTATCGTGCATTCTCCCTTGATCGGCCAAGTGATCCCGGCCGGGCTAGCGGCCGATCGCGAGATTCTTGGTTATGCCTTTGCGCGCCTTGCCGCAGTGTTTGGCGGGCAGGTGTTCGCACTTGGCCGCAAGCAGACGGACGACGTGCTGGCTCTTATCGCAAAAGGTGAGTTGGGCCGGATGACCGCGGGCAGGGTGGTGTTCGACCTTCGGCGCGACGGCCTCTTCCTTGTCCGCGAAAACCGCGGCATCCTGCCGTTGACACTGGCACCCGCCGCGCGCGCTGTCTGGGACGGCCGGTTCCTGGTTGAAAATGCGGCTCCAACGGAAATCGGCATCGTTGCTGGCGCAACGGCGGCGCAGAGCGGTCAACTCCCCAGGGGCGTCACCAGGCGAGCCCTGGCGGCCGCGCCGGGTATCGTCGACGTGGCAGGACACGAGGCTCCCGGCAATGTTGCCGAGAAAGTCCGTGTCACACCCTATTTTTCGCCCTTCGACCGTTTTTTGACACGATTTGATTTCATCTTCGCCGATAGCCTTGCGGCTGCCTTTGGAACACGCCCCTATCCAAAACCGCCTTTAGGTCTTATTGACGGAAAATCTATCTAA
- the ybgC gene encoding tol-pal system-associated acyl-CoA thioesterase, whose protein sequence is MADNGFSISGELTQTGHRLLQRVYYEDTDFSGLVYHARYLHFLERGRTDYLRCLGVEQRELINADDEGLVFVVHRMEIDFKQPARMDDILTVLTHTEKAGGAKMVLNQQIRRGETLLIVARVIIAVINANARPRRLPEALAEKFLEGSKPL, encoded by the coding sequence ATGGCGGACAACGGTTTTTCGATCTCAGGCGAACTCACGCAAACGGGCCACCGGCTCTTGCAGCGCGTCTATTACGAGGACACTGACTTTTCCGGCCTCGTCTACCATGCTCGCTATCTGCACTTCCTCGAGCGCGGCCGCACCGATTATCTCCGTTGCCTCGGCGTCGAGCAGCGGGAACTCATCAATGCTGACGACGAGGGGCTCGTCTTCGTTGTCCACCGCATGGAGATCGACTTCAAACAGCCGGCGCGGATGGATGACATCCTGACCGTGCTGACACACACCGAAAAAGCCGGCGGGGCCAAAATGGTCCTCAATCAGCAAATCCGGCGTGGCGAAACGTTGCTGATCGTCGCCAGGGTGATCATAGCCGTCATTAATGCCAATGCGCGGCCGCGACGATTGCCGGAGGCACTTGCCGAAAAATTTCTGGAAGGCAGCAAGCCGCTCTGA
- the pal gene encoding peptidoglycan-associated lipoprotein Pal codes for MSRIHTPAMSRMQNFARNPVMIALVAGLALAGCANKKNVANSAGDLGLGAGAATPGSAQDFTVNVGDRIFFDTDSTSIRADASQTLDRQAQWLARYPKYAITVEGHADERGTREYNLALGARRAAATKDYLASRGVPAQRMKTISYGKERPVAVCDDISCWSQNRRAVTVLGGAGM; via the coding sequence ATGAGCCGAATTCACACCCCGGCAATGAGCCGCATGCAGAATTTCGCCCGTAACCCCGTCATGATCGCGCTTGTCGCCGGTCTTGCTCTGGCCGGTTGCGCGAACAAGAAGAACGTGGCGAACAGTGCCGGCGACCTCGGCCTTGGCGCCGGCGCCGCAACGCCTGGCTCCGCTCAGGACTTCACCGTCAACGTCGGCGATCGCATCTTCTTCGACACCGACTCCACCTCGATCCGCGCGGACGCTTCCCAGACGCTCGACCGTCAGGCTCAGTGGCTCGCCCGCTACCCGAAGTACGCCATCACTGTCGAAGGCCATGCCGACGAGCGTGGTACGCGCGAATACAACCTTGCTCTTGGTGCTCGCCGTGCTGCCGCCACCAAGGACTACCTCGCTTCGCGTGGCGTTCCGGCGCAGCGCATGAAGACGATCTCCTACGGCAAGGAACGTCCGGTTGCCGTCTGCGACGATATTTCCTGCTGGTCGCAGAACCGCCGTGCCGTCACCGTTCTCGGTGGCGCCGGCATGTAA
- the ftsH gene encoding ATP-dependent zinc metalloprotease FtsH, producing MNPNLRNFALWAIIALLLIALFSMFQTSPAQTSSREIPYSQFLREVDAGRVKEVVVTGNRVSGSYVENGTTFQTYTPVVDDNLLDRLQQKNVLVSARPETDGSSGFLSYIGTLLPMLLILGVWLFFMRQMQGGSRGAMGFGKSKAKLLTEAHGRVTFDDVAGVDEAKQDLEEIVEFLRDPQKFQRLGGKIPRGVLLVGPPGTGKTLLARSVAGEANVPFFTISGSDFVEMFVGVGASRVRDMFEQAKKNAPCIIFIDEIDAVGRHRGAGLGGGNDEREQTLNQLLVEMDGFEANEGIILIAATNRPDVLDPALLRPGRFDRQVVVPNPDIVGRERILKVHARNVPLAPNVDLKVLARGTPGFSGADLMNLVNEAALMAARRNKRVVTMAEFEDAKDKIMMGAERRSSAMTEAEKKLTAYHEAGHAITALKVAVADPLHKATIIPRGRALGMVMQLPEGDRYSMSYKWMVSRLVIMMGGRIAEELTFGKENITSGASSDIEQATKLARAMVTQWGFSDVLGQVAYGENQQEVFLGHSVSQSKNVSESTAQKIDSEVRRLIEEAYTEARQILTENHDEFVAIAEGLLEYETLTGEEIKALIRGEKPSRDLGDDAPPSRGSAVPKTGTRPATKGDEPEAGLEPQPH from the coding sequence ATGAACCCTAACTTACGTAATTTCGCCTTGTGGGCAATCATAGCGCTGCTGCTGATTGCTCTGTTCAGCATGTTCCAGACGTCGCCGGCGCAGACCAGCTCCCGCGAAATCCCATACTCGCAATTCCTGCGGGAAGTGGATGCGGGCCGCGTCAAGGAAGTCGTCGTCACGGGCAACCGCGTCTCCGGTAGCTATGTTGAAAATGGCACCACCTTCCAGACCTATACGCCTGTCGTCGACGACAACCTGCTCGATCGCCTGCAGCAGAAGAACGTTCTCGTCTCCGCGCGCCCGGAAACCGATGGTTCGTCGGGCTTCCTGAGCTATATCGGCACGCTGTTGCCGATGCTTCTGATCCTTGGCGTCTGGCTGTTCTTCATGCGGCAGATGCAGGGCGGCTCGCGCGGCGCGATGGGCTTTGGCAAGTCCAAGGCCAAGCTTCTGACCGAAGCGCATGGCCGCGTGACCTTCGATGACGTTGCAGGCGTTGATGAGGCCAAGCAGGACCTCGAGGAAATCGTTGAATTCCTGCGCGATCCGCAGAAGTTCCAGCGCCTCGGCGGCAAGATTCCGCGCGGCGTACTCCTGGTTGGCCCTCCGGGCACCGGTAAGACGCTGCTCGCTCGCTCTGTCGCTGGCGAAGCAAACGTTCCGTTCTTCACGATCTCGGGTTCCGATTTCGTCGAAATGTTCGTCGGCGTCGGCGCAAGCCGTGTCCGCGACATGTTCGAACAGGCCAAGAAGAATGCGCCTTGCATCATCTTCATTGACGAAATCGACGCCGTCGGTCGTCATCGCGGCGCCGGTCTCGGCGGCGGTAACGATGAGCGCGAGCAGACGCTCAACCAGCTGCTGGTCGAAATGGACGGCTTCGAAGCAAACGAAGGCATCATCCTGATCGCAGCGACGAACCGTCCCGACGTTCTCGATCCGGCGCTGCTGCGTCCGGGCCGTTTCGACCGTCAGGTCGTCGTTCCAAACCCCGACATCGTCGGCCGTGAGCGCATCCTCAAGGTGCATGCCCGCAACGTGCCGCTGGCGCCGAATGTTGATCTGAAGGTTCTGGCTCGCGGTACGCCCGGGTTCTCCGGTGCCGACCTGATGAACCTCGTCAACGAAGCTGCCCTGATGGCTGCACGCCGCAACAAGCGTGTCGTCACCATGGCGGAATTCGAAGACGCCAAGGACAAGATCATGATGGGTGCCGAGCGTCGCTCGTCCGCCATGACCGAAGCCGAAAAGAAGCTGACAGCTTATCACGAAGCCGGTCATGCCATCACCGCGCTTAAGGTTGCGGTTGCCGATCCGCTGCACAAGGCGACGATCATCCCGCGCGGCCGTGCGCTCGGCATGGTCATGCAGCTCCCCGAGGGCGACCGCTACTCGATGAGCTACAAGTGGATGGTCTCGCGCCTCGTCATCATGATGGGCGGGCGCATTGCGGAAGAGCTGACCTTCGGCAAGGAGAACATCACCTCGGGTGCATCCTCGGATATCGAGCAGGCCACCAAGCTTGCCCGCGCCATGGTCACCCAGTGGGGCTTCTCCGACGTGCTCGGGCAGGTCGCCTATGGCGAAAACCAGCAGGAGGTGTTCCTCGGCCATTCCGTTTCGCAGTCGAAGAACGTCTCCGAATCCACGGCGCAGAAGATCGACAGCGAAGTGCGCCGACTGATCGAGGAAGCCTATACCGAGGCACGCCAGATCCTGACGGAAAATCACGACGAGTTCGTGGCGATCGCCGAAGGGCTCCTCGAATACGAAACGCTAACTGGCGAAGAAATCAAGGCGCTGATTCGTGGCGAGAAGCCTTCCCGCGATCTCGGCGACGATGCGCCGCCCAGCCGGGGTTCGGCTGTGCCGAAGACCGGTACGCGGCCGGCGACAAAGGGTGACGAGCCGGAAGCTGGCTTGGAGCCGCAGCCACATTGA
- the ybgF gene encoding tol-pal system protein YbgF, with protein sequence MKKLVVAGMLCLAAVAGAGQSANATSLLGWEIGGKAADRQPQAPVVNVQAGGAEVRVQQLEEQLRQLNGRIEEMSFQLLQMQETIRKAQEDNEFRFQELEKGGGGGSAGSNSKTMKKSEADVPPPAQGRSGGDDVARVIQAPQGAETAPSTDVPANEGLGQPPKQLGSMEFDQSGNPIGGSVNEGATVGSRPLPGVDSGRSSQTASLGSEADQYKAAYGHVLSGDYSTAEQEFTQYIAQYPASARAADANFWLGEALYSQGKYNEAAKTFLDAHKKYGSSEKAPEMLLKLGMSLAALDNTETACATLREVSKRYPKASRAVITKVASEQKRLAC encoded by the coding sequence ATGAAAAAACTTGTCGTTGCGGGCATGCTGTGTCTCGCGGCCGTGGCCGGGGCGGGCCAATCGGCCAATGCGACGTCGCTTTTGGGTTGGGAGATCGGCGGCAAGGCCGCGGATCGACAGCCGCAGGCACCGGTTGTAAACGTGCAGGCCGGCGGCGCCGAAGTCCGCGTCCAGCAGTTGGAAGAGCAGCTGCGTCAGCTGAACGGCCGCATCGAGGAGATGAGCTTCCAGCTCCTGCAGATGCAGGAAACGATCCGCAAGGCGCAGGAAGACAACGAATTCCGTTTCCAGGAGTTGGAGAAGGGCGGCGGTGGCGGTAGTGCCGGCAGCAACTCCAAGACGATGAAAAAGAGTGAGGCAGATGTACCTCCTCCGGCTCAAGGTCGGAGCGGTGGCGACGATGTCGCCCGCGTTATCCAAGCACCGCAGGGAGCCGAAACGGCTCCCTCGACCGACGTTCCCGCAAACGAGGGCCTCGGCCAGCCGCCGAAACAGCTCGGTTCGATGGAGTTCGACCAGAGCGGCAATCCGATCGGCGGCTCGGTCAACGAGGGTGCCACAGTTGGATCCCGCCCGCTTCCGGGCGTCGATTCCGGCCGTTCGTCGCAGACTGCCTCCCTCGGCAGCGAAGCCGACCAGTACAAGGCTGCCTACGGCCACGTGCTGTCGGGTGACTACTCGACGGCCGAGCAGGAGTTCACCCAGTATATCGCTCAGTATCCCGCCAGCGCTCGCGCCGCCGATGCCAACTTCTGGCTTGGCGAGGCGCTCTACTCGCAAGGCAAGTACAACGAGGCTGCCAAGACGTTCCTCGATGCGCACAAGAAGTATGGCAGCTCTGAAAAGGCGCCGGAAATGCTTCTCAAGCTCGGCATGTCGCTTGCCGCGCTCGACAACACGGAAACCGCATGCGCGACGCTGCGGGAAGTCTCGAAGCGTTATCCCAAGGCTTCGCGCGCCGTGATAACCAAGGTTGCCAGCGAGCAAAAGCGTCTCGCCTGCTAA
- the tolB gene encoding Tol-Pal system beta propeller repeat protein TolB, whose product MTKCSLIRALMVAVGMITTAVVATPANALVEININKGNVEPLPIAITDFLQGDMGAQVSQVIAADLQRSGLFAPINKNAFIEKISNPDAAPRFEDWKVINAQALVTGRVTQESDGRLRAEFRLWDTFAGTQMTGQQFYTQPENWRRVAHIIADAIYKQITGEEGYFDTRVVFVSESGTKQERKRQLAIMDQDGFNVRMLTNGSDLVLTPRFSPNRQEVTYMSFANQQPRVYLLQLETGQREVVGNFPGMTFSPRFSPDGQKVVMSLQQEGNANIYTMDLRSRTTTRLTSTAAIDTSPSYSPDGGRIVFESDRGGKQQIYVMNADGSGQTRISFGDGNYSTPVWSPRGDLIAFTKQSGGKFSIGVMKPDGSGERILTTGFHNEGPTWAPNGRVIMFFRQAAGAGGPQLYSIDLTGYNEQLIKTPTYASDPAWSPLLE is encoded by the coding sequence ATGACCAAGTGTTCCCTCATCCGCGCCTTGATGGTCGCAGTCGGCATGATAACCACTGCGGTTGTTGCCACGCCGGCGAACGCGCTTGTCGAAATCAACATCAACAAGGGTAACGTCGAGCCGCTGCCGATCGCGATCACGGACTTCCTGCAGGGCGACATGGGCGCGCAGGTGTCGCAGGTCATCGCTGCCGACCTTCAGCGCTCCGGCCTCTTCGCGCCGATCAACAAGAACGCCTTCATCGAGAAGATTTCCAACCCGGATGCCGCTCCGCGCTTCGAGGACTGGAAGGTCATCAATGCGCAGGCCCTCGTCACCGGTCGCGTGACGCAGGAAAGCGATGGTCGCCTCCGCGCCGAGTTCCGTCTGTGGGACACGTTCGCGGGCACGCAGATGACCGGTCAGCAGTTCTACACGCAGCCTGAGAACTGGCGCCGCGTGGCCCATATCATCGCCGATGCGATCTACAAGCAGATCACCGGTGAGGAAGGCTATTTCGACACCCGCGTCGTTTTCGTCTCGGAGTCCGGCACCAAGCAGGAGCGCAAGCGCCAGCTCGCCATCATGGATCAGGACGGCTTCAACGTCCGCATGCTGACCAACGGCAGCGACCTCGTTCTGACGCCGCGCTTTTCGCCGAACCGTCAGGAAGTCACCTACATGTCCTTCGCCAACCAGCAGCCGCGGGTCTACCTGCTGCAGCTTGAGACAGGACAGCGCGAAGTCGTCGGCAACTTCCCGGGCATGACCTTCTCGCCGCGCTTCTCGCCCGACGGTCAGAAGGTCGTCATGAGCCTTCAGCAGGAAGGCAATGCGAACATCTACACGATGGACCTGCGTTCGCGCACCACGACGCGCCTGACCTCGACGGCCGCGATCGATACGTCGCCGTCCTATTCGCCGGACGGCGGGCGGATCGTCTTCGAGAGCGACCGTGGCGGCAAGCAGCAGATTTACGTCATGAACGCCGACGGCTCCGGCCAGACGCGCATCTCCTTCGGCGACGGCAACTATTCCACGCCCGTCTGGTCCCCACGCGGCGATCTGATCGCCTTCACCAAGCAGTCGGGCGGCAAGTTCTCGATCGGTGTCATGAAGCCGGACGGTTCGGGCGAGCGCATCCTGACGACGGGCTTCCACAACGAAGGCCCGACCTGGGCGCCGAATGGCCGCGTCATCATGTTCTTCCGCCAGGCGGCGGGTGCAGGTGGTCCGCAGCTCTACTCGATCGATCTGACGGGCTACAACGAGCAGCTCATCAAGACCCCGACCTACGCTTCGGACCCAGCCTGGTCGCCGCTTCTCGAGTAG
- the tolQ gene encoding protein TolQ — MEQVGLAAATADVSLWSLFMQAGLVVKLVMLGLIAASVWTWAIVIDKYLAYGRARRQFDKFEQVFWSGQSLEELYRTLSERNNTGLASIFVAAMREWKKSFERGARSPIGLQMRIDRAMDVTLARESEFLSARLGSLATIGSAGPFIGLFGTVVGIMTSFQAIAGSKSTNLAVVAPGIAEALLATAIGLVAAIPAVIAYNKLSADAGKLSGRMEGFADEFSAILSRQIDEKLQPRQAAQ, encoded by the coding sequence ATGGAACAAGTAGGATTGGCAGCAGCAACGGCCGACGTCAGCCTCTGGTCGCTGTTTATGCAGGCAGGCCTCGTCGTCAAGCTGGTCATGCTCGGGCTCATCGCGGCCTCGGTCTGGACCTGGGCGATCGTCATCGACAAGTATCTGGCTTACGGCCGCGCGAGGCGCCAGTTCGACAAGTTCGAGCAGGTGTTCTGGTCGGGCCAGTCGCTGGAAGAACTTTATCGAACGCTGTCGGAACGCAACAACACCGGCCTTGCCTCGATCTTCGTCGCCGCCATGCGCGAATGGAAGAAGTCGTTCGAGCGCGGCGCACGGTCGCCGATCGGTCTGCAGATGCGTATCGACCGCGCCATGGACGTCACGCTCGCTCGTGAGTCCGAATTCCTCTCGGCCCGTCTCGGCTCGCTGGCGACAATCGGCTCGGCAGGTCCGTTCATCGGACTCTTCGGTACCGTCGTTGGTATCATGACCTCGTTCCAGGCGATCGCCGGCTCGAAGTCGACGAACCTTGCGGTCGTTGCTCCCGGTATCGCCGAAGCGCTGCTTGCCACCGCCATCGGCCTTGTCGCCGCTATCCCGGCGGTTATCGCCTACAACAAGCTCTCCGCCGACGCCGGCAAGCTCTCGGGCCGTATGGAAGGTTTCGCGGATGAATTCTCCGCCATCCTTTCGCGCCAGATCGATGAGAAGTTGCAGCCGCGCCAGGCCGCGCAGTAA